The genomic region ATATGGCTGCGTAATGCAGTTAGGCGGTAATGACCAGTGGTCTAATATCCTTGGCGGTGTAGAGCTGATCAGAAAAATGACCGGCAAACAGGCATACGGTATGACATTTACGCTGTTAACAACCAGCGATGGCAAGAAGATGGGTAAAACAGAAGCAGGTGCTATTTGGCTTGATCCTGAGCTTACCAGCCCCTATGATTTTTACCAGTATTGGCGCAATGTTGAAGACAGTAATGTAGAACGCCTGCTGAGACTCTTAACATTCCTGCCTATGGATGAGGTAAGAAGATTAGGCGCTTTGGAAGGCGCTGACATTAACCATGCTAAAGAAGTACTAGCTTATGAGATTACAAAGAATGTCCACGGTCTAGAAGCTGCCGAGGAAGCCCAAAAAGCAGCCCGTGCCTTATTTGGCGGCACTAGAGATGCAGAATCGATTCCAACTACAGAAATTCCGCTTGCAGAATTCGGCGAGGGCATGGATTTGATCAGCCTCCTGACCAGGATTAATCTTGTCAATACACGCTCTGAAGGCAGACGTCTAATTCTGCAGGGCGGCGTATATGTCGCAGACCGCCAAACCAAACAGATTGATTACATGGTTTCTCAGCAGGATTTTGACGACGAAGGGCATCTCTTGGTGCGGAAAGGTAAGAAGGTCTATCACCGCGTCAAGTTAGTTGAATAAAACTATTAACTAGGGAGTGGTGCATATGGCATCAAAACGGGTCCTAATTTTTCTCGTCGCTGCAGTAGTGCTGCTTGGGGCGGTATTTCAGGTTAGTGCCGAATCTATTTCTCGAGAATATGTGATTAGACAGGCTGGTGTCGAGATCGGTACTACTGCTGTGGAGATTTCTCAAGCTGGGGATCAGACTAAATTATCCACCGCAGTTGTATATCCGCAGATGGGACTGGAAATCGACAGTGAGTATTTCTTCTCCGGATCAGATTTTCCGAAACAGCCGGTGAGCTATTCTTTTTCGATTAAGTCCGGCGGTATTCTGGATCTGGAGATGGAGTGGGCTGATACTGCCAAATATACCATTAAGCAGTTAGGGCAGACTGTGGAGCTTCCCGATGCGAACGTCCTTGCTCTAGATAACTATGTAGTTTCAGACTATATGACCGCAACCTGGATTTATGGTCAAACTGATGCTGCTCCGCTGGCCAGCAGTTTAATCGTACCAGTTACGCTAGCCCAGGGATCCCAGATTGTTCCCATGGCTATCAGCTATGTGGGACAAGAAACGGTCGGTGCCTATACAGCAGATCATTTTCAAGTTAATCTTGGAGTTGTAGTTGATTTGTGGGTTGACCAAAGTGACCGCAGTCTGCTGAAACTCCAGATTCCCATGCAGGCTTTTGAGATCGAGGCTGTTGATTTAGGTGCAGCACCTGAGCCGCCTAGAATCTTTGATGATTTTGGCGGTTACGGCTTTCGGGATCTAGATTTTCATATCAATGTCGATAGAGCTAAGCTGAGCGGTACTATGACTGTGCCCGAAGTAAGCGGGGAGCGGCCGGGAGTCGTACTCGTAGCCGGTTCTGGTCCAACTGATCGGGATGGTAACAGCTTTGTTATGCCGGGACCAGCTGACTATCTTAAAGAGATTGCACACTATCTTGCCTCTCGTGGCGTGATTGTAGTGCGCTACGACAAGCGTGGAGTTGGCGAAAGCCCCGGAGAGATTCAGTCGTTTAATGATTATATTAATGATGTGGATGCAGTAGTTGATTTGTTAGGAAATCTATCAAATGTGGCTGATGTGTTTATTGTGGGGCACAGTGAAGGAGCCTGGCTTGCGTCAGAAGTCGCTCGCAAACGGGATGATCTTGCGGGAGTAGTAC from Bacillota bacterium harbors:
- a CDS encoding alpha/beta hydrolase, yielding MASKRVLIFLVAAVVLLGAVFQVSAESISREYVIRQAGVEIGTTAVEISQAGDQTKLSTAVVYPQMGLEIDSEYFFSGSDFPKQPVSYSFSIKSGGILDLEMEWADTAKYTIKQLGQTVELPDANVLALDNYVVSDYMTATWIYGQTDAAPLASSLIVPVTLAQGSQIVPMAISYVGQETVGAYTADHFQVNLGVVVDLWVDQSDRSLLKLQIPMQAFEIEAVDLGAAPEPPRIFDDFGGYGFRDLDFHINVDRAKLSGTMTVPEVSGERPGVVLVAGSGPTDRDGNSFVMPGPADYLKEIAHYLASRGVIVVRYDKRGVGESPGEIQSFNDYINDVDAVVDLLGNLSNVADVFIVGHSEGAWLASEVARKRDDLAGVVLLAGAGYPYFDTVKRQIAAQCDAGAAVGLFDFEVKERTMKALDDLYQAVLNDTDYSLAAYELPAEIEQLMLPFVGQRFILKEWFTADPAQVLSEIKVPVLIMQGTADLQVQTADAYALADALPEEQRDLYIFDGLDHVLKMTYGEPLSYTDPERRVDRKLLNILGDWILTKSGVEITDYRLPY
- a CDS encoding tyrosine--tRNA ligase, encoding MVLQNVFDTLKERGFIEQTTHEDEIRELLGKEKVTFYIGFDPTAKSLTVGHFLTIMAMAHMQRAGHRPIALIGGGTVMVGDPTGKTDMRKMMTVEEIEANAQAFKKQFSRFIDFSDEKALMVNNADWLRELNYIEFLREIGVHFSVNRMLSAEAYKSRMERGLTFLEFNYMIMQSYDFYKLHQEYGCVMQLGGNDQWSNILGGVELIRKMTGKQAYGMTFTLLTTSDGKKMGKTEAGAIWLDPELTSPYDFYQYWRNVEDSNVERLLRLLTFLPMDEVRRLGALEGADINHAKEVLAYEITKNVHGLEAAEEAQKAARALFGGTRDAESIPTTEIPLAEFGEGMDLISLLTRINLVNTRSEGRRLILQGGVYVADRQTKQIDYMVSQQDFDDEGHLLVRKGKKVYHRVKLVE